Within Candidatus Dadabacteria bacterium, the genomic segment GGAACAGAGAAGGCCGGATGGTACGTATGTGCGCTTTGATAACAATGCCGCCGTCATAATAGACAAGGAAAACGAGCCGATAGGTACGAGGGTTTTCGGACCGATCGCGC encodes:
- a CDS encoding uL14 family ribosomal protein; the protein is EQRRPDGTYVRFDNNAAVIIDKENEPIGTRVFGPIARELRLKGFMKIISLAPEVV